Proteins from one Plasmodium yoelii strain 17X genome assembly, chromosome: 2 genomic window:
- a CDS encoding PIR protein: protein MDSNICGIFQYITKNLEYNSNNGKYNFKDDRDFKNYCDNGNCVEETDKISAACLYFFDEFFKNSDKFVSAAKSNTNIVEYIMIWLSYMLIQIKNGENNSLNKFYTKHIENGKWYKNDVGVTAYKNYKDLIDRNAYFLSMDKSIISKLYDALTSLCSMYFNDAGHVPKCEECMNAANKFVATYEEVIKDPNISKNGLYNKVLSILSTLSTDYDNLKNNIDDSSSLPSIKTKIYMLKYGFLSFSLLSTNYFYILLLIFGTIVFFIGIYYKYSLSGFRNRFKKQYLRKKLKKIKKEWTIDI, encoded by the exons ATGGATTCAAATAta tGTGGTATCTTCCAGTATATAACGAAGAATTTAGAATATAATTCGaataatggaaaatataattttaaagatGATAGAGATTTCAAAAATTATTGTGATAATGGAAACTGTGTAGAGGAAACCGATAAAATTAGTGCTgcatgtttatatttttttgatgaaTTTTTTAAGAATTCTGATAAGTTTGTGTCTGCTGCAAAAAGTAACACCAATATTGttgaatatattatgatatggttaagttatatgttaatccAAATCAAAAATGGAGAAAACAACAGtctaaataaattttatactaAACATATAGAAAATGGCAAGTGgtataaaaatgatgtaGGTGTTACtgcttataaaaattataaggatcttatagatagaaatgcttattttttaagtatggACAAGAgcattatatctaaattatatgatgcattaaCATCATTATGTAGTATGTATTTTAACGATGCTGGACACGTCCCAAAATGCGAGGAATGTATGAACGCTGCAAATAAGTTTGTTGCAACCTATGAAGAAGTTATCAAAGATCCTAATATTAGTAAAAATggtttatataataaagtattatctattttatctactttatcaactgattatgataatttaaaaaataacattgaCGATAGTTCATCCTTGCCATCGATAAAAACAAAGATTTATATGCTAAAATATggatttttatcatttagtTTGTTATCAAcaaactatttttatatacttttattgatatttggtacaatagtattttttataggaatttattataag tattcgttatctGGATTTCGGAAtcgatttaaaaaacaatatttaaggaaaaaactaaaaaaaataaagaaggaATGGACCATtgatatatga
- a CDS encoding fam-a protein — MSKGYIKIALVLLSLVGYTQNVAFASEQPSDVTKVDPEPQKTVFEESTNLICTDLDEILLAINHIMEASELLIKLSKTGIDDYSSYSTENGDKTIYSKKIGNMDIGRLHLTIPSTSNYSNLLKDLWDFDDNNNSGGKFINGNPVRVYSKYLVMLEKLNTDPNYTPLIKKYALAANYKHSSDTIIILCPSRALNYLGQNDDKTDIKEMLVSTQPIQTDIDAEEALAKLDTNIAGFVIKTGDKDKVDVTYINAIYDSGNSTDFANDKKERGLAYTNILSIAQRI, encoded by the exons ATGAGTAAAGGATATATTAAGATTGCTTTGGTACTTTTAAGTCTCGTAGGATATACCCAGAATGTAGCATTTGCAAGCGAACAGCCTTCAGATGTTACTAAGGTCGACCCCGAACCCCAAAAAACAGT ATTTGAGGAATCCACAAACTTGATATGTACAGACCTtgatgaaattttattagcAATAAATCATATAATGGAAGCTTCAGaacttttaataaaactttcCAAGACTGGTATAGACGATTATTCGTCCTATTCTACAGAAAATGGAGACAAAACTATATATTCTAagaaaattggaaatatggATATTGGAAGACTTCATCTTACGATCCCATCTACCTCTAAC taCTCTAACTTATTAAAGGACCTCTGGGATTTCGATGATAACAACAACTCTGGTGGCAAGTTTATTAAtg GAAATCCTGTTCGTGTATACTCCAAATATTTAGTCATGCTTGAAAAACTTAACACAGATCCTAATTATACACCcctcataaaaaaatatgctttAGCCGCAAATTATAAA CATTCAAGTGACACAATTATAATTCTTTGTCCTTCAAGAGCTCTAAATTATCTCGGtcaaaatgatgataaaactGATATAAAAGAAATGTTAGTAAGTACACAACCAATCCAAACTGACATTGATGCTGAGGAAGCATTAGCCAAATTGGATACTAACATAGCTGGATTTGTAATTAAAACAGGGGACAAAGATAAAGTTGATGTTACTTATATCAATGCT ATTTATGATTCTGGCAATTCTACCGACTTTGCCAACGATAAAAAAGAGAGAGGACTTGCATATACAAATATCCTAAGCATAGCACAACGCATTTGA
- a CDS encoding fam-b protein: MRVSILKYALFSIFICSFEYGKNELCLERNIINIRNNRILSDGDNQFNLHEFYESTSSVENQVNDHDNDDEKNISIRNTVDSHVKKNKKSEKSLYSKNVDKKRKKLIHGHHKEIEEIEETEKEIDNTNNNKLAIVPIENNSVSEEEDFEELKNEGNIVVSEDYEINSSIEDELNDKLELNKMVNGLITKVVFLNMLVFALSVNEWIEIGLIIMSVALSFEIFYRFYQYLKLRFKVYKRSLKKKESPKKKTSNE; this comes from the exons ATGAGAGTcagtattttaaaatatgctcttttttcaatttttatttgttcttTTGAATATGGGAAAAAT GAATTATGCCTTGAaaggaatataataaatattaggAATAATAGGATATTATCAGATGGAGATAACCAATTTAATTTACATGAATTTTATGAATCAACTTCGAGCGTTGAAAATCAAGTTAATGACCACGATAATGatgacgaaaaaaatatatctattcGAAATACTGTAGATTCACATGTAAAgaagaataaaaaaagtgaGAAATCactttattcaaaaaatgtagataaaaaaaggaaaaagttAATTCATGGACATCACAAAGAAATAGAAGAAATAGAAGAAACAGAAAAAGAGAttgataatacaaataataataaattagcaATAGTACCgatagaaaataattctgTATCAGAAGAAGAAGACTTTGAAGAATTGAAAAATGAAGGAAATATCGTAGTGAGTGAGGATTATGAGATCAATTCAAGTATCGAAGACGAATTAAATGATAAACTAGAGTTAAACAAAATGGTCAACGGATTAATTACGAAGGTGGTGTTTTTGAATATGCTTGTTTTTGCGTTATCGGTAAACGAATGGATTGAAATTGGACTTATTATTATGAGTGTAGCCCTTtcatttgaaatattttatagatttTATCAATACCTTAAATTAcgttttaaagtatataaaagatccctcaaaaaaaaagaatcccccaaaaaaaaaacatcaaatgaataa
- a CDS encoding fam-a protein, which yields MELIRCLLLYPTNNTLPTDPPPNVANLRTLDQKNDMYENIEKYLHIEYRNLVCYDIGEALLPMNHAKDGSELLIKLSEVGIDDYSTHSTENGDKIIYSNLEI from the exons ATGGAATTAATAAGATG cTTACTTCTATATCCCACCAATAACACACTTCCAACTGACCCTCCTCCAAATGTTGCTAATCTCAGAACCCTTGaccaaaaaaatgatatgtatgaaaatatcgaaaaatatttacatata GAATACAGAAACTTGGTATGTTATGACATTGGTGAAGCTTTATTACCAATGAATCATGCGAAAGATGGTTCAGaacttttaataaaactttcTGAGGTAGGTATAGATGATTATTCGACCCATTCTACAGAAAATGgagataaaattatatattctaacttggaaatataa
- a CDS encoding fam-a protein — MNKFYIQIVFFLLIISLFVNNKTHETELDPEKYIIPKFKNDTKLKSKKDTNLKSKKDTNLKSKKDAKPKSKKDAKLKSPKRYLTSEEIYEKNKHLLHNDPKETLQAYAYMNKALNQLEYHATSKDGYKLYDFYCYYNIKFYKKKHQGHTLVKKVEYTVVNLNKYNELINMFWDPDSSDFLYEGSVKRKIVRVYNPNLVMIQQRSKSHRLGRQKYFYALAAKFKISENKTMIVMASANINDHNHKNVKSFRNTIVENANLFKANIDSEDDIRNGKLQKMFVNLNGYIVEKKRNRVYITYINSNDEHASI, encoded by the exons atgaataaattttatattcaaattgttttttttcttttaatcaTCTCCCTATTtgtgaataataaaaccCATGAAACTGAGCTTGATccagaaaaatatataatacccAAATTCAAAAATGATACAAAACTCAAATCAAAAAAAGATACAAACCTCAAATCAAAAAAAGATACAAACCTCAAATCAAAAAAAGATGCAAAACCCAAATCAAAAAAAGATGCAAAACTCAAATCACCAAAACGTTATCTTAC TTCagaagaaatatatgaaaaaaacaagcACCTATTACACAACGATCCCAAAGAAACTCTACAAGCGTACGCATATATGAATAAAGCTTTAAACCAGTTAGAATATCATGCTACAAGTAAAGATGGTTATAAGTTATAtgatttttattgttattacaatattaaattttataaaaaaaaacatcaaGGTCATACACTTGTTAAAAAAGTTGAATATACAGTTGTTAATCTGAATAAG TATAATGAATTAATAAACATGTTTTGGGATCCCGATAGTAGCGATTTTTTGTATGAAGGCTCGGTTAAAA GAAAAATTGTCCGTGTATACAATCCAAATTTAGTAATGATACAACAACGTTCCAAAAGTCATCGTCTGGGGCGtcagaaatatttttatgctttaGCTGCAAAATTTAAA ataTCAGAAAACAAAACTATGATTGTCATGGCTTcagcaaatataaatgatcacAACCATAAAAATGTGAAATCTTTTCGAAACACAATAGTAGAAAATGCAAATTTATTCAAAGCTAACATTGATTCTGAAGATGATATTAGAAATggaaaattacaaaaaatgttCGTTAACTTAAATGGATACattgttgaaaaaaaaagaaaccgTGTTTATATCACCTATATCAACTCT aaTGATGAACATGCTTccatttaa